The Sparus aurata chromosome 12, fSpaAur1.1, whole genome shotgun sequence sequence gtATGAGCTGCTCCTTTGTTAATGGTAACACCAGACACTGTAGATACTGATGGATATATCTTCGTATTTGTTTCTACAAGCCGAATACgaaaaactgagagaaaattgCACTTAGGTTTTTAACACACAGTTCAAGacgcactctgtagttttgatGAAGGAAtgtaaagaagaagagaaagatcttcaccagctgatttttttctctgcctaaacaaactgaaacaaaaaggaGCATGAGGAAGAAAAGTCTTGATGAGCTGCTCCTTTATTGATAATAACACCAGATACTGTAGATACTGATGGACATGACTTTATTGTTCACTTCTATTTTCACATACCAACTCAGATACAATCAATAACAGTAATCTTAACATAAATGTCCTCTTAAATTGAATATTTAAATAGCATGTTACATCACAGTGTCTCTGCTTAAATGTACGATATTATCCagacttttaaaatgaaatttgatCTTAACATAAACAACGTGTGTAGATTTTTGGCTGATTTCTGTCTTTACAAACGACTGATAACGTTTTCAAATCAACTTAATCTTTAAATTTCAGCATGTGTGACCTGATAAACAGTCTGTTGCATTATTTCCTTTCATCCTCCTTGTTATTGAGTCTTATTGCTCCTTTCTCCTCAAAATATGGAAGAATTAGTGAACAGAACAAAATATGAAGAGAATCAAAATCTGAACCGTCCTTTgttcaaaacagcaaaacatggACACACTTTCGAGTTTGTTCACGCGTGccatcagtaaagtctgttaaacGTCTCTTGTTCAAtgatttcattcacttcatccacacaatcagtttgttggagcagaatctcagctatgTACAAGGAAATAATAAAGCAtctccttattgattatgatcatgtgaactgaagtcatcatgagcagcgagagcctccgtggctgaacagacacaggaaggggcgccgcctgaagaaagtccaacatttacagaacaagaAGAcgtcaaagtaccgcccacgatgtttgattgacaggtgatctgtgtgcagtgaagaaatgccacaacaatcagctctcagcaacaatgatggaaacacaacaagtctgaagaaatgaaacacaatttaacccactgacGCTGAAATGACTTCTGTCTATTCGAGTTCACAAAACTCGGCAGAGCCTCCAGACAAGCAGAACCgaagtccagcatagagaggctgagtgaatgtggtctggactctgtggaggagagtcatggtgtcagagacgctgtagaaggacagaatacctgctctgtgatccaggtacactccaactctggaggaccgaggacctgagacgggagtttggACTTTGTTGTGATAAAACTTATAATCATCTGTGAAACAATATAAAATCCAGGATTTGTCATTGGATCCAAATCCACATTCATCTGtgctccctgctctgctgatattcttgtatgcgactgctacaccaactactcctcctctccactccacctcccagtaacaacgtccagtcagactctctctactcaggacctgaagCAACatagtgaatctgtctgggtgatcaGAATAAGACTGTTGTGGACTCATTCTtattgcttttctgttcccctcagataataacagaagtgtgtgtgctgtgtttggatccattGTTATTGCAtatgaatatcttaagaatcCAGCTCTGGTCTTGGGCTCTGgttgtgacagtaaaacatccacttcagtcactgtcagtgagatgtttgtccatgtctctctcaggacgtcctgtagtttgtctctgacctctgacacagctgctgtcacatcctcaaagtacttgagaggacggatcttgatgctggatgagtgtgtagactcactgagtgctgacagtgaggggtagttgtgtagaaactggttgtgatcctctgtgtgtgagagcttcttcagctcagcgtctttcctcttcagctcagtgatctcctgctccagcttctcctgaagctctttgactcgactcacttcagtttcctgctgggatctgacctgctgcttcacatcagagcgtcttttctccatgagactgatcagctgggtgaagatcttctcactgtgctccactgctttatcagcagagccattgatggcctccacctcctgttgaagcagcttcacatctttctctctgtcctggattctctgctggatgttgtgtcgactcccctccagctctctctgcctctcagtcctctctgctgcagctgacactgtgtcgtggcctttatgttcctccacagagcagagataacagatacactgctgatcagtacgacagaacatcttcatcacctcatcagtgacgagagcagatgttctcctggagcttctctgacggctccaccagcttgtgtttctttaatggaGCCACATCATaatgaggctggaggtgtttctcacagtaagaggccagacagaccagacaggacttaactgctctcagtttcctcccagtgcagaaatcacaggccacatcttcaggtccagcatagcagagatcagcaggagcagcttggagtccagtcttcttcagctcctccactaaaagctgctaacatggtgtttttcagcagctgcaggcctcggtgtgaagctcttcctgcactgagggcagctgtagatcctcctctcatcctctgtgtcccagtggtctttaatacagttcttgcagtagctgtgtccacagggaatagtcactggatccttcagtagatccaaacagatcggACAAGAAATTATTTCTTggtccagctgaactgctttctgctccatttcacctctcagtgacAACGACTGTCTGAGCTTCACTTACCGATGACTAAAGTTAATTTGAGGAAACAAGATATCAGAGCGAAGAGGGAGCGGTTATCAACCTTTGACTCAGtccaggacgaggagcagctctgtgaatctgaactttgtttcctcttttacaTCAAAGCCCcagttaaaacctgctccacatttgaaaacaaagttttttttaaaatatttcttgGCTCCTCAGTCTttgctgatgtttctctaacTCTTCCTGTGATTCTGTTCACTTTTCCTTTCCTGGTTAAAAACAGCTAACAGTCCGGCGTTATCAAACTAAACTCTCATAAAGATTCAAACTGCTGTATAAATAGTTGTCTCACACAGTTAATGATCTACTTTGAAGCACTCGTGACCAAACAGTTGAGTTTCAGTTGATAGTATGGAGCCTTTTGTGTCTCCAGATGAAGCTGCTTGTAGCTTGTTTTCCCTCTTAAACACAAATGTGGACTTAAATTGGCTGTTTTCATCACAATAcatgttcttttatttttttttaatatatattattcCAGATATTCTGTTTTTTGCAGATTCCTCCTGGTAACTGTGTATTActccacagctgaaaataatCCCATCACATGCAGTGTTTCTTCCTGTTTGATTAATGTGCACTGAAAACTAACTCACCTCAGCCCTCCCAGTTCACATCATGGATTTCACTGAGATCTAAATTTCATCgtaattgtgtattttttatttaactctgagaaaaaaaatagaaagttaaaagttaaaagttaaaagttttGGCGCCGTGTAAGAAGGCGTCAGaactaaaacatttttgccCCACAAATTATTAAAGAAATATTAACTTAATTTAAGAGTTTATGAGTTCTCATTAAGTGTAAAGTGCCACAGGCCGTCTGCAGTGACTTCTATCATAATCATAGCAATTTAAATAAAGTGAttacagaataaataaaaacaagtacAGCAACAAGAAgtaacttttctttattttggcaaattaaaaatgactgCTTGTTTAATTGTTGCATGGGACACTCTGGATCAGCTGCTTTGTCTTTGATTACAGTGCCCCCTTTAGGTCAGTTTATGTAATGCATGATACGTTTTGTTTTAAGCTTCCTCTCAGTCAAACATATATTACACACAGtatcaacaacaaacacacattggctcattttacacacaaaccgCCCTGTTTGCCCCCGAGCTGAAACAAAGGGAAGAACAGGAAGAAAAGCCTCCAAATATTGCACAAAATGGCAAAAAGTTGTTTATAAAATTGGCCAAAGTGAAGAGAAGCTGTGATTGACCCTATAAAAgtgtatttaaaacaaataaatattcacctttttttcattttttgtttaaaatggagCACTTGTGACTGATCACACATACAAAACCTTGTGGACACACTTCACAGGAGGATGGAAGAGCAAAGACGGTCTGCTCTTTGGTTTCACAGGTGGACGGATGCATGATGGGAAGCGACGGCAGCCTGTACAGCAAAGAGGTTGAGGAGAAACGCACAGAGAGACAGTAAGtcattaaatcacagctgagcTCCATCAGCTCGTTCGTCAACAGCGACCTGCTCGGCGGCAGGTCTTCACCTTTCTCAAGTCAACATTACAGTGAAATAtctgttatctgtgtgtgtgtgtgtgtctatagtGCACGAGGCCTCTTCGGGGTGATCTGTTGGCTGGCTTGTTCCTCTTCCTGGAGGGCAGAGCGGAAAGACTTGACTTTATCTGAAAGAAGAGAGAACAGCACAGGTGACGACGACTCGACAGAAACACTCCAGTTCAACATCTCTGAAGCCCTTTTCAGACACTAAAAACTCAACATGGCGTCTTCATCTGTCTGTTACAGAAGCAACTTTTATGTAAGtaacagttcaccaaaaaaggaaaattcagtcaGTTTTCAAGGTATgaaggtaaaataaaaagtcagacagATTTGATCACAGCTGATCTTTTTACCTCTCAGCTCAGTGAGAATGTCGATCTTCTGGTCCAGGATTTGTTCCAGCTGAGTCGCAAACGACTCGACATCGTAGTCGACCTCCTCCGTCATCTCCAGCAGCACCTTCTCATCCTCCAGCCAGCGGATGGACTCCTGTAGGTACAGACTGAACTTAAACACCTTCTGTGCTGCTCACACTGTTTAATGTGAGACTGATGAAGAGAACAGGAACAAACTGAGAACTAAATTGTGTAAAGAAATCAATCGTTCATTGGGGTTTATTTCTGTGAGAGTGCTACCCGCAAACAGTCTCCTGAGTTTTAAATTCCGGCACATCATGACCCTCTTTTGAACTTTTTAGCAGTGGTGgtgttagttttgttttttaaatcagttattGTGAGTATTTTGATTATTTGCACAAAATTACGACTGAAAAAAAGGTGGTAAAAATCAGAGATGTGTCAAGAGGCCACAGGCTTATATCATGGACATCCTTCCATTCAAGCAATTCAGTCaaataaaattaagaaaagaTAAAGCAAGCTAATGTTCTTTAGaataatgtaaagaaaaaaaaggcagaactAACCAAATCAGCCCTAAAAACTCACTATGGGATAAACTAGCAAACCTGAACCCAAGATTGAAGTTAAAACGAGGTGTGAGGTCTTCTGATGGTTCAGAGATCATTTTTAGTTTGTTGTTGCTCGTGTTCAACATGaagcatattttttatttacttatttgttTCAACTCAAATTATGATCTTTGCCTCTACTCTGCACACATACCAGTGGGCTGATTCATTTCTAATGCCAGCAGCATGTGGTTGTTATACTTTCTGTCCACTAGAGGGCAAACACACATTACCAATACTTTAAACTGATAAACTGGACGTTGCTTCTGATGGTGAAACATTAGAGGTCATCAAAGTTTCACACTGAAGCTGAACCTGGTGCTCTGAGTCAAAGTCCTGTAACTGATCCACTCATCCAGAACAACAACTTCCTGCCTCTGTggactttttctctcttcatacTTCATCAACTGGCTCTCTTTGTTTGTTGAGTTGTTGTCCTGCTTCCCTGTGATTGGCTCAGCTGCATCAGAGCTATGGGACCAGTGATGTGATTTGCTGTCGGTGAATTTATGAAGcgctgctgtttttaaaatgcaggCTGTGCTGTACCTGGAAGACGGCCTGGTGGTCCTCCAGAACCtgctcctccatctccaccagCTGAGAGACGGCTTCATGGAAAGTGAAGAGCTGCGGGGaaacttcctcctcctgcagagaaCACAAACATAACAGCTGTCACAGTCTGTGGTTCGAAAACATGAAGACAGCTGTTCGTATATTAAAACCCCTTCTTTAAACAACAGTCAGGTATGTTCACTGAACCAGATTGTGCTTACTGCAATAAGGAATCCTGTTCATACTGGACTCCCGATCCTCGACTTGTAAGGAGACGACAACAGGCCGGTCGATCCGAGAGGCTCAAACTGATAAGAGTGCACTCTGGGAGTTTCCattgagggtgtgtgtgtgatgacagaCTCACCTACagtcctctgtctcttttcagcagcagacatgttgaagaCGTCCACTTGATTTCCAGTATCTGGTTTGTAATACGTCTCGATGTCTATAGAGAATTTCTCTACAAAGGGGCAGGTGTACctgagacacaaaacagagacggatgtttacaaaaaaatgtgaaaacctGGTTCATATGCTGCCTAAATGATGTAAACTAAACACTAAACAAATTCagatgaatcagaatcagataaATAACAGATGAGCTTAAAAAAGTGAGGATAGGACAAGAGAATTTCATGGCCGATACTGATGAGATACCAATAATTCACTGAACATGGTCTCTGTTGGATCCGCAATGTAGACTCTTAGCTACCTTTTGTCCTGCCATGCAAGTTTAAGCATTCCTCATCACTGGCTCCTGATTGTTATCGAAGTTTACAGCAGGTGATGTCCTGCAAATCTAATCTATTAGAAATAAGAATCGCTGCCACGGTCATGAAAACATCTTGCCGGTCTGATGAAGCAGTCAGGCTGGTCGAGCTGGAGGAGCTAAGTAACCTTTGAGAAGATACAATCTCAGCAAATGTGGCTCAAAGTTGGCAGCAGTGTGTGCAGTAAATGAAAAAGTGATTATTCAGCTGAAATTGTTCCAAATAAAGAAACGGCTCCATCAGCAGAATCAGctgaatgtaatttaatttgtgtaatttatGAATCTAGAAGCCGTATAATAAAAACCATTAACGTTTTATCACTGAGAGTTTCTGTGTTTCTACTTTAGATAAGGCCAGCTGCCTGACATCAGCTgatgtaatgtgtgtgtatcaCAGAGCAAATGTTTTCACATGATTCGTTTCTCTTAAAGTCTGAGGGATTATGTCTTCATACATCATTTTAAACATGTGATGAATCATTCTCCTGATGTGTGGCGGTCTCACCGGGTTCGCGTGTAGGGGTAGGCGTTCCAGGACTCCTCCTCCACTCGAAGGGCAGCTTGAGGCAGGATGGCACAGAACCAGGACGGGATGTGTTTGCCGATGTGATAGACCTTGTGCGTGTACTGACCCGAGCCTCCCGGGCCGTCCTCGTAGGGCTTGTTCTCCAGGATCTCCACGCCGCTGCCCTCGccacagctctcctctctgctctttttCTGCAGGATGACAGCACAGAGGGAGGCGATACACTGTTTGTTTCACAGGTTTGATCCCATAATGGTGCTTTAATTGGTGCATAATCATCAcaggagcaggaagaagaaaaacctcTATGCGCTGCTCCTTTCTTAATAATAACACCAGATACTGTAGATACTGATGGACATCACTTTATTGTTCACTTCTGTTTTCACAAATCAACTCAGATACAATCAATAACAGTCATCTTAACATAAATGTTAATCAATATGCTGATAATTTCTCCTTATTTCCCTTTTAAATCCTCTTAAATTGAATATTTGAGCAGCATGTTACATCACAGTGTCTCTGCTTTAATGTACGACATCATACAGACttttaaaattgcatttgatCTGAATATAAACAACCTCTGTAGATTCTCAGCTGATTTCTGTATTTACACACGACTGATTACTTTTTCAAATCAACTGAATCTTTAAATTTCATCACGTGTGACCTGATAAACagtctgttgctgtgttttctttcatccaCCTCGTTAATTAGTCTTATTGCTCTTTTCTCTGACACATACAAAGGTTTTGTACGAATAAGTGAACAGAACAAAATACGAAGAGAATCAAAATCTGAACCATCCTTTgttcaaaacagcaaaacacgGATACACATTCcagtttgttcacacgtccCATCAGTAAAGTTTGTTAAACGTCTCTTGTTCAAtgatttcattcacttcatccacacaatcagtttgttggagcagaatctcagctatgtacaagcaaataatgaagcatctccttattgattatgatcatgtgaactgaagtcatcatgagcagcgagagcctccgtggctgaacagacacaggaaggagcgccgcctgaagaaagtccaacatttacagaacaacaagaAGACGTCAAAGTACtgcccacaatgtttgattgacaggtgatctgtgtgcagtgaagaaatgccacaacaatcagctctcagcaacaatgatgaaaacacaacaagtctgaagaaatgaaacacacaatttaacccactgaccctgaaatgacttctgtCTATTTGAGTTCACAAAACTCAGCAGACCTCCAGACAACCAACCGTTAATCTgaagtccagcatagagaggctgagtgaatgtggtctggactctgtggaggagagtcatggtgtcagagacgctgtagaaggacagaatacctgcaccgtgatccaggtacactccaactctggaggaccgaggacctgagacggTAGTTTGGACTTTGTTGTGATGAAAGTTATAAATACCTGTGGAACAAAATAAcatccaagatttgtcattggATCCAAATCCACATTCACCTgagctccctgctctgctgatattcttgtatgcgactgctacaccacctcctcctctctctctcctctccacctcccagtaacaacgtccagtcagactctctctactcaggacctgaagCAACatagtgaatctgtctgggtgatcaGAATAAGACTGATGTTGTCTCAGTCTTAtagcttttctgttcccctcagataataacagacgtgtgtttactgtatttggatccagtgtgatttcacgtgagtatcttaagaagtcagctctggtcaTGTTTTCTGGtattgacagtaaaacatccacatcAGTCACAGTCTGTAAGATGTTTTTCATGGTCTCTCTCAGGACaccctgtagtttgtctctgacctctgacacagcggctgtcacatcctcaaagtacttgagaggacggatatTGATGCTGggtgagtgtgtagactcactgagtgctgacagtgaggggtagttgtgtagaaactggttgtgatcctctgtgtgtgagagcttcttcagctcagcgtctttcctcttcagctcagtgatctcctgctccagcttctcctgaagctctttgactcgactcacttcagtttcctgctgggatctgacctgctgcttcacatcagagcgtcttttctccatgagatggatcagctgggtgaagatcttctcactgtgctccactgctttatcagcagagccattgatggcctccacctcctgttgaagcaccttcacttcttcctctctgtcctggattctctgctggatgttgtgtcgactcccctccagctctctctgcctctcagtcctctctgctgcagctgacactgtgtcgtggcctttatgttcgtccacagagcagagataacagatacactgctgatcagtacgacagaacatcttcatcacctcatcatgacgagagcagatgttctcctggagcttctctgacggctccaccagcttgtgtttctttaatggaGCCACATCAtaatgaggctgcaggtgtttctcacagtaagaggccacacactgcagacagaacttaactgctctcagtttcctcccagtgcagaaatcacaggccacatcttcaggtccagcatagcagagatcagcaggagcagcttggagtccagtcttcttcagctcctccactaaaactgctaacatggtgtttttcagcagctcaggcctctgtatgaagctcttcctgcactgagggcagctgtagatcctcttctcatcctctgtgtcccagtggtctttaatacagttcttgcagtagctgtgtccacagggagtagtcaccggatccttcaatagatccaaacagattgaacaagagaaagtctctcggtccagctgaactgctttctgcgccatttcacctctcagtgacAACGACTGACTGAGCTTCACTTACCGATGACTAAAGTTAATGTGACGAAACAAGATatcagagagaagagggagcgGTTATCAACCTTTGACTCATTCCAGGACGAGGAACAGCTCTGTGAAtctgaacttttttttccttgtttacATCAAagcctcagttaaaacctgctccacaTTTGGAAACATCAAAGTTTTTAGTtgcaaaatatttatttactcctcaggctttgctgatgtttctctaacTCTTCCTGTGATTCTGttcacttttcatttaattcattttaaaaacagctgactgacagtcaGGAGTTATCAAACTAAACTCTCATAAAGATTCAAACTGCTGTATAAACGTTGTCTCACACAGTTAATGATCTACTTTGAAGCACTCGTGACCAAACAGTTGAGTTTCAGTTGATAGTATGGAGccttttgtgtctccagaggaagctgcttgtAGCTTGTTTTCCCTCTTAAACACAAATGTGGACTTAAATTGGCTGTTTTCATcacaatacatgttttttttttaaacttttttcatatatgttattccagatattgtgttttttgcagATTCCTCCTGGTAACTGTGTATTActccacagctgaaaatagtccccaacacaTGCAGTGTTTCTTCCTGTTTAATTAATGTGTGCTGAAAACTAACTCACCTCAGCCCTCCAAGGTCACATCATGGATTTTACTGAGAGCAAAATTTCAAATTGTGTATCTTTAATTTaactcagagaaaaaaaatagaaagttaaaagttaaaagttaaaagttctGGCGCCGTGTAAGAAGGCGTCAGaactaaaacatttttgccCCACAAATTATTAAAGAAATATTAACTTAATTTAAGAGTTTATGAGCTCTCATTAAGTGTAAAGTGCCACAGGCCGTCTGCAGTGACTTCTATCATAATCATAGCAATTTAAATAAAGTGAttacagaataaataaaaacaagtacAGCAACAAGAAgtaacttttctttattttggcaaattaaaaatgactgCTTGTTTAATTGTTGCATGGGACACTCTGGATCAGCTGCTTTGTCTTTGATTACAGCGCCCCCTTTAGGTCAGTTTATGTAATGCATGATACGTTTTGTTTTAAGCTTCCTCTCAGTCAAACATATATTACATACAgtatcaacacaaacacacattggctcattttacacacaaaccgCCCTGTTTGCCCCCGAGCTGAAACAAAGGGAAGAACAGGAAGAAAAGCCTCCAAATATTGCACAAAATGGCAAAAAGTTGTTTATAAAATTGGCCAAAGTGAAGAGAAGCTGTGATTGACCCTATAAAAgtgtatttaaaacaaataaatattcacctttttttcattttttgtttaaaatggagCACTTGTGACTGATCACACATACAAAACCTTGTGGACACACTTCACAGGAGGATGGAAGAGCAAAGACGGTCTGCTCTTTGGTTTCACAGGTGGACGGATGCATGATGGGAAGCGACGGCAGCCTGTACAGCAAAGAGGTTGAGGAGAAACGCACAGAGAGACAGTAAGtcattaaatcacagctgagcTCCATCAGCTCATTCGTCAACAGCGACCTGCTCGGCGGCAGGTCTTCACCTTTCTCAAGTCAACATTACAGTGAAATAtctgttatctgtgtgtgtgtgtgtctatagtGCACGAGGCCTCTTCGGGGTGATCTGTTGGCTGGCTTGTTCCTCTTCCTGGAGGGCAGAGCGGAAAGACTTGACTTTATCTGAAAGAAGAGAGAACAGCACAGGTGACGACGACTCGACAGAAACACTCCAGTTCAACATCTCTGAAGCCCTTTTCAGACACTAAAAACTCAACATGGCGGCTTCATCTGTCTGTTAAAGAAGCAGCTTTtatgttaaaggaacagttcaccaaaaaaggaaaattcagtcaGTTTTCAAAGTATgaaggtaaaataaaaagtcagacagATTTGATCACAGCTGATCTTTTTACCTCTCAGCTCCGTGAGAATGTCGATCTTCTGGTCCAGGATTTGTTCCAGCTGAGTCGCAAACGACTCGACGTCGTAGTCGACCTCCTCCGTCATCTCCAGCAGCACCTTCTCATCCTCCAGCCAGCGGATGGACTCCTGTAGGTACAGACTGAACTTAAACACCTTCTGTGCTGCTCACACTGTTTAATGTGAGACTGATGAAGAGAACAGGAACAAACTGAGAACTAAACTGTGAAAAGAAATGAACTGTCATTGGGATTTGTTTCTGTGAGAGTGCTACCACCAAAAAGTTTCCTGAGTTTTAAATTCCGGCACATCATGACCCTCTTTTGAACTTTTTAGCAGTGGTGgtgttagttttgttttttaaatcagttattgtgattattttgattatttgcaCACAATTAAGACTGCAACAAAGGTGGTAAAAATCAGAGATGTGTCAAGAGGCCACAGGCTTTTATCATGGACATCGTTCCATTTAAGCAGTTCAGTCaaataaaattaagaaaagaTAAAGCAAGCTAATGTAATTTAGaataatgtaaagaaaaaaaaggcagaactAACCAAATCAGCCCTAAAAACTCCCTATGGGATAAACTAGCAAACCTGAACCCAAGATTGAAGTTAAAATGAGGCGTGAGGTCTCCTGATGGTTCAGAGATCATTTTTAGTTTGTTGTTGCTCGTGTTcaacataaaaccaaaactaaaCTAATTTTTTTCAACTTAAATTACAATCTTTTCTTGAACCAAGTTGTTGCAATCTTTCTCCAAAATCCCATTTGAATTCAATccatttttaatatttgaatttAGACTGTTATGAATGTTTGTCATGTGCCTC is a genomic window containing:
- the LOC115592222 gene encoding kinesin-like protein KIF2A produces the protein MEEQVLEDHQAVFQESIRWLEDEKVLLEMTEEVDYDVESFATQLEQILDQKIDILTELRDKVKSFRSALQEEEQASQQITPKRPRAL
- the LOC115592988 gene encoding tripartite motif-containing protein 16-like, producing the protein MAQKAVQLDRETFSCSICLDLLKDPVTTPCGHSYCKNCIKDHWDTEDEKRIYSCPQCRKSFIQRPELLKNTMLAVLVEELKKTGLQAAPADLCYAGPEDVACDFCTGRKLRAVKFCLQCVASYCEKHLQPHYDVAPLKKHKLVEPSEKLQENICSRHDEVMKMFCRTDQQCICYLCSVDEHKGHDTVSAAAERTERQRELEGSRHNIQQRIQDREEEVKVLQQEVEAINGSADKAVEHSEKIFTQLIHLMEKRRSDVKQQVRSQQETEVSRVKELQEKLEQEITELKRKDAELKKLSHTEDHNQFLHNYPSLSALSESTHSPSINIRPLKYFEDVTAAVSEVRDKLQGVLRETMKNILQTVTDVDVLLSIPENMTRADFLRYSREITLDPNTVNTRLLLSEGNRKAIRLRQHQSYSDHPDRFTMLLQVLSRESLTGRCYWEVERRERGGGGVAVAYKNISRAGSSGECGFGSNDKSWMLFCSTGIYNFHHNKVQTTVSGPRSSRVGVYLDHGAGILSFYSVSDTMTLLHRVQTTFTQPLYAGLQINVL